Proteins encoded by one window of Candidatus Zixiibacteriota bacterium:
- a CDS encoding sigma-70 family RNA polymerase sigma factor, translating into MTPERVEKMVAPPNEQKLIEAAQQGDKAAFGQIVRLHQKQLFRFIYGLTANFDRTEDIVQEAFVKAYQAIKNFRTGYDFYPWLSTIARNLTYNQIAREEKKDSLDKLSETGFDPASPNLGPLEQLLDSEAERRFQKALMAIPIKYRSVFVLRHYEQMDYAQIASYLKIPPGTVDSRLFRARQMLLDALKDLL; encoded by the coding sequence ATGACACCTGAACGAGTAGAGAAGATGGTAGCGCCGCCCAACGAACAGAAGCTCATTGAGGCGGCCCAGCAGGGAGACAAGGCGGCCTTTGGGCAGATTGTCCGGTTGCATCAGAAGCAGTTGTTTCGATTCATTTATGGCCTGACTGCTAATTTTGACCGAACCGAAGATATAGTCCAGGAGGCATTTGTTAAAGCCTATCAGGCGATTAAGAATTTTCGGACGGGTTATGATTTCTATCCGTGGCTGTCGACCATCGCCCGGAATTTGACCTATAATCAGATTGCCCGCGAGGAGAAGAAAGATTCATTAGATAAATTATCCGAGACTGGTTTTGACCCCGCCTCGCCAAACCTTGGACCGCTTGAACAACTTCTCGATAGCGAAGCCGAGCGCCGATTCCAAAAAGCGCTGATGGCGATACCTATAAAATATCGGTCGGTTTTTGTTCTGAGACATTATGAACAGATGGATTATGCCCAAATTGCCAGTTACCTCAAAATACCGCCCGGCACGGTTGACTCACGATTGTTCAGAGCGAGGCAGATGTTGCTGGACGCACTGAAAGATTTGTTATGA